One part of the Gadus macrocephalus chromosome 8, ASM3116895v1 genome encodes these proteins:
- the acsm3 gene encoding acyl-coenzyme A synthetase ACSM3, mitochondrial isoform X2: MKRLVDLRFILKELTRSHPRIITRDSHTHKACHPKNFTDYDTIKHEFKFPQISGHFNFAEDVLDKWAEKEKAGGRASNPALWWVDGQRREVQWSFEELGFHSRKLANVFTELCQLRQQDRVFLMLPRIPEWWLVNIACLRTGTVLLPGTCQLTARDILHRLRTSGAKCVVTDEFLAPLVDEVAPQCPALNCKIIVSHSNSRQDGWRNLQDLMSNVSSDHVCVKTPRDDPMSIFFTSGTTGSPKMTQHSQCSFGIGLTVNGKYWLDLTARDVLWNTSDTGWAKTAWSSVYGAWIQGSCVFVHRMPRFDTSTVLETLSKFPITTFCTAPTAYRMLIQEDMSEYSFGSLQHCVCAGEPINPEVMQKWKEATGLHIYEGYGQTETVLIAGTFKGMDIKPGSIGKASPAYDVQIVDDEGTPLSKGTEGNIGIRVKPDKPFSLFTEYTGDPEKTAECYRADFYLTGDRGYMDEDGYLWFVGRADDVILSAGYRIGPFEVENALIEHEAVAESAVVSSPDPIRGEVVKAFIVLTAEYESHDKSRLVADLQTHVKQVTAPYKYPRKIEFVEQLPKTISGKIRRVELRKREWSTKPEAE, encoded by the exons ATGAAGAGACTAGTTGACCTACGTTTTATTCTTAAGGAGCTAACCAGGAGCCACCCGAGAATAATAACCAGAGACAGCCATACACACAAGGCATGTCATCCTAAAAACTTTACTGACTATGACACTATTAAACATGAATTCAAATTCCCCCAAATCTCTGGGCATTTTAATTTTGCAGAAGATGTTTTAGACAAGTgggcagaaaaagaaaag GCGGGCGGCAGAGCATCTAACCCCGCGCTCTGGTGGGTAGATGGCCAGAGAAGGGAGGTTCAGTGGAGCTTTGAGGAGCTGGGCTTCCACTCTAGGAAACTGGCCAATGTCTTCACTGAGCTCTGTCAGCTCAGGCAACAGGACCGCGTCTTCCTGATGCTGCCCAGGATTCCAGAGTGGTGGCTGGTTAATATCGCATGCCTCAGAACAG GCACTGTGCTTCTGCCAGGGACCTGTCAGCTGACTGCCAGAGACATACTTCACCGGCTGCGCACCTCCGGGGCCAAATGTGTGGTCACAGACGAGTTCCTGGCCCCGCTGGTGGACGAGGTGGCCCCCCAGTGCCCTGCCCTGAACTGTAAAATAATAGTGTCTCACTCCAACAGCAGGCAGGACGGCTGGAGAAACCTCCAGGATCTGATGAG CAACGTGTCCAGCGACCATGTCTGTGTGAAGACCCCCAGAGATGACCCCATGAGCATCTTCTTCACCAGCGGCACAACAGGGTCTCCTAAAATGACCCAGCACAGCCAATGCAGCTTTGGGATCGGCCTGACTGTCAATGGAAA GTACTGGCTTGACCTGACGGCCAGGGACGTGCTGTGGAACACGTCCGACACAGGGTGGGCCAAAACGGCCTGGAGCAGCGTGTACGGCGCCTGGATCCAGGGGTCCTGCGTCTTCGTCCACCGCATGCCCCGCTTTGACACCTCCACCGTGCTCGAG ACATTGTCCAAGTTTCCCATCACCACGTTCTGCACTGCTCCGACGGCCTACCGCATGCTCATTCAAGAAGATATGTCAGA gtaCAGCTTTGGGTCGTtgcagcactgtgtgtgtgccgggGAACCCATTAACCCAGAGGTAATGCAGAAGTGGAAGGAGGCCACCGGACTGCATATCTATGAAGGATATGGACAGACGGAAACG GTCCTGATTGCCGGTACCTTTAAGGGGATGGACATCAAGCCGGGGTCAATAGGAAAGGCATCCCCAGCATATGATGTGCAG ATTGTGGATGACGAAGGTACTCCCCTGTCCAAAGGAACAGAGGGCAACATTGGTATCAGAGTCAAACCAGACAAGCCCTTTAGTCTCTTTACTGAATACACA GGGGATCCGGAGAAGACGGCAGAGTGTTACCGGGCAGACTTCTACCTGACCGGAGACAGGGGGTACATGGACGAGGACGGCTACCTGTGGTTTGTGGGACGCGCCGACGATGTCATCCTTTCGGCTGG GTACCGGATTGGTCCGTTTGAAGTGGAGAACGCTCTGATTGAACATGAGGCCGTCGCAGAGTCGGCGGTGGTGAGCAGCCCAGACCCAATCAGAGGAGAG GTGGTGAAGGCGTTCATCGTCTTGACGGCCGAATACGAGTCTCACGATAAAAGCCGGCTGGTGGCAGACCTGCAGACGCATGTCAAACAGGTCACGGCACCGTACAAGTACCCACGCAAG ATTGAGTTTGTGGAGCAGCTGCCAAAGACCATAAGTGGCAAGATTAGAAGAGTGGAGTTACGCAAGAGAGAATGGAGCACCAAACCGGAGGCTGAATGA
- the acsm3 gene encoding acyl-coenzyme A synthetase ACSM3, mitochondrial isoform X1 — protein sequence MFRAQKSPLGGMQQPLRMDLCFTSIRLRLMKRLVDLRFILKELTRSHPRIITRDSHTHKACHPKNFTDYDTIKHEFKFPQISGHFNFAEDVLDKWAEKEKAGGRASNPALWWVDGQRREVQWSFEELGFHSRKLANVFTELCQLRQQDRVFLMLPRIPEWWLVNIACLRTGTVLLPGTCQLTARDILHRLRTSGAKCVVTDEFLAPLVDEVAPQCPALNCKIIVSHSNSRQDGWRNLQDLMSNVSSDHVCVKTPRDDPMSIFFTSGTTGSPKMTQHSQCSFGIGLTVNGKYWLDLTARDVLWNTSDTGWAKTAWSSVYGAWIQGSCVFVHRMPRFDTSTVLETLSKFPITTFCTAPTAYRMLIQEDMSEYSFGSLQHCVCAGEPINPEVMQKWKEATGLHIYEGYGQTETVLIAGTFKGMDIKPGSIGKASPAYDVQIVDDEGTPLSKGTEGNIGIRVKPDKPFSLFTEYTGDPEKTAECYRADFYLTGDRGYMDEDGYLWFVGRADDVILSAGYRIGPFEVENALIEHEAVAESAVVSSPDPIRGEVVKAFIVLTAEYESHDKSRLVADLQTHVKQVTAPYKYPRKIEFVEQLPKTISGKIRRVELRKREWSTKPEAE from the exons ATGAAGAGACTAGTTGACCTACGTTTTATTCTTAAGGAGCTAACCAGGAGCCACCCGAGAATAATAACCAGAGACAGCCATACACACAAGGCATGTCATCCTAAAAACTTTACTGACTATGACACTATTAAACATGAATTCAAATTCCCCCAAATCTCTGGGCATTTTAATTTTGCAGAAGATGTTTTAGACAAGTgggcagaaaaagaaaag GCGGGCGGCAGAGCATCTAACCCCGCGCTCTGGTGGGTAGATGGCCAGAGAAGGGAGGTTCAGTGGAGCTTTGAGGAGCTGGGCTTCCACTCTAGGAAACTGGCCAATGTCTTCACTGAGCTCTGTCAGCTCAGGCAACAGGACCGCGTCTTCCTGATGCTGCCCAGGATTCCAGAGTGGTGGCTGGTTAATATCGCATGCCTCAGAACAG GCACTGTGCTTCTGCCAGGGACCTGTCAGCTGACTGCCAGAGACATACTTCACCGGCTGCGCACCTCCGGGGCCAAATGTGTGGTCACAGACGAGTTCCTGGCCCCGCTGGTGGACGAGGTGGCCCCCCAGTGCCCTGCCCTGAACTGTAAAATAATAGTGTCTCACTCCAACAGCAGGCAGGACGGCTGGAGAAACCTCCAGGATCTGATGAG CAACGTGTCCAGCGACCATGTCTGTGTGAAGACCCCCAGAGATGACCCCATGAGCATCTTCTTCACCAGCGGCACAACAGGGTCTCCTAAAATGACCCAGCACAGCCAATGCAGCTTTGGGATCGGCCTGACTGTCAATGGAAA GTACTGGCTTGACCTGACGGCCAGGGACGTGCTGTGGAACACGTCCGACACAGGGTGGGCCAAAACGGCCTGGAGCAGCGTGTACGGCGCCTGGATCCAGGGGTCCTGCGTCTTCGTCCACCGCATGCCCCGCTTTGACACCTCCACCGTGCTCGAG ACATTGTCCAAGTTTCCCATCACCACGTTCTGCACTGCTCCGACGGCCTACCGCATGCTCATTCAAGAAGATATGTCAGA gtaCAGCTTTGGGTCGTtgcagcactgtgtgtgtgccgggGAACCCATTAACCCAGAGGTAATGCAGAAGTGGAAGGAGGCCACCGGACTGCATATCTATGAAGGATATGGACAGACGGAAACG GTCCTGATTGCCGGTACCTTTAAGGGGATGGACATCAAGCCGGGGTCAATAGGAAAGGCATCCCCAGCATATGATGTGCAG ATTGTGGATGACGAAGGTACTCCCCTGTCCAAAGGAACAGAGGGCAACATTGGTATCAGAGTCAAACCAGACAAGCCCTTTAGTCTCTTTACTGAATACACA GGGGATCCGGAGAAGACGGCAGAGTGTTACCGGGCAGACTTCTACCTGACCGGAGACAGGGGGTACATGGACGAGGACGGCTACCTGTGGTTTGTGGGACGCGCCGACGATGTCATCCTTTCGGCTGG GTACCGGATTGGTCCGTTTGAAGTGGAGAACGCTCTGATTGAACATGAGGCCGTCGCAGAGTCGGCGGTGGTGAGCAGCCCAGACCCAATCAGAGGAGAG GTGGTGAAGGCGTTCATCGTCTTGACGGCCGAATACGAGTCTCACGATAAAAGCCGGCTGGTGGCAGACCTGCAGACGCATGTCAAACAGGTCACGGCACCGTACAAGTACCCACGCAAG ATTGAGTTTGTGGAGCAGCTGCCAAAGACCATAAGTGGCAAGATTAGAAGAGTGGAGTTACGCAAGAGAGAATGGAGCACCAAACCGGAGGCTGAATGA